A stretch of the Parabacteroides timonensis genome encodes the following:
- a CDS encoding TonB-dependent receptor plug domain-containing protein, with the protein MRNLYIIRTLCLFGAWLYAAVSVNAQQIDTTTYHQLKGVEVVEKARPSTTREATPLQVMDRAGIERLGIQDLSEAVKRFSGATVKDYGGIGGLKTVSVRSLGAQHTAVSYDGVTITDAQSGQVDISRFSLDNVEMVSLSIGQTDDIFQTARMYASAGALSVKTETPSFKEKDFNLRGLVKAGSFGMFNPSLRYEQKLSGKYVLSAFADWQRADGQYPYTFTNGNIVTEEKRKNSDISAWHGELNLFADWNKAGALQLKGYWFDSDRGLPGSVILYNDYHKERLKNRNGFLQAGYDKKFGDLFSFKAKGKFDYAWNRYQDFHSRHPNGVQTDVYTQREYYGSAALLYQPLPVISFSLAEDFFVNTLDATIPKCPFPTRYTSLSALAAQYKDTRLTATASLLGTFATEELEIGEPAADRKRLSPAVSVSYRLLRNQNLRVRASYKDIFRMPTFNDLYYDRFGNKDLKPEKATQYNVGLTWSGSCPVIGTDYLSFTVDGYYNRVKDKIVAIPTMFIWKMMNMGVVEIKGIDANLSAHVLLPFRMALQMDASYTWQHAVDKTEEGSKIYDNQIPYTPEHTGVTSVTLENPWVNVGWMLTAVGDRYSLPQNIETNLIDGYVEQQITVNRSFTLGKCQLRLQAEVVNLGNVTYDVIRYYPMPGRSFRASIKITY; encoded by the coding sequence ATGCGGAATTTATACATAATAAGAACTCTATGCCTGTTTGGCGCATGGCTGTATGCGGCTGTGTCGGTCAATGCACAACAGATAGATACTACGACTTATCATCAGCTGAAAGGGGTGGAAGTGGTGGAGAAGGCGCGTCCGTCCACTACCCGCGAAGCGACTCCTTTGCAGGTGATGGATCGTGCCGGTATCGAACGGTTGGGTATACAGGACCTGTCGGAAGCGGTAAAACGTTTCTCCGGTGCTACCGTAAAGGATTACGGTGGGATAGGGGGATTGAAGACTGTTTCGGTGCGCAGCCTGGGTGCACAACATACAGCCGTCAGCTATGATGGCGTGACGATAACGGATGCCCAGAGCGGACAGGTCGATATCAGCCGCTTTTCACTGGATAATGTAGAAATGGTTTCACTTTCGATCGGACAGACCGACGATATTTTCCAGACGGCCCGGATGTATGCATCGGCGGGGGCGTTGAGTGTGAAGACAGAAACGCCGTCTTTTAAAGAGAAGGACTTTAACTTAAGAGGTTTGGTTAAGGCCGGCTCATTTGGAATGTTCAATCCTTCCCTTCGCTATGAGCAAAAGCTTTCCGGGAAATATGTACTTTCTGCGTTTGCCGATTGGCAGCGTGCCGACGGGCAATATCCTTATACTTTTACGAACGGGAATATTGTGACGGAGGAGAAAAGAAAGAATAGCGATATTTCAGCCTGGCATGGCGAACTGAATTTATTTGCCGACTGGAACAAGGCAGGTGCCTTGCAACTGAAAGGATACTGGTTTGACTCCGACCGCGGATTGCCCGGATCGGTTATCCTCTATAACGATTATCATAAGGAACGGTTGAAGAACCGGAATGGTTTCTTGCAGGCAGGCTACGATAAGAAGTTCGGCGACCTGTTCTCTTTCAAAGCAAAAGGTAAATTCGATTATGCCTGGAACCGTTATCAGGACTTCCACAGTCGCCATCCCAACGGTGTACAGACAGATGTGTATACCCAACGGGAGTATTATGGTTCTGCCGCTTTGTTATATCAACCACTGCCAGTCATTTCTTTTTCGCTGGCGGAAGACTTCTTTGTCAATACGTTGGACGCAACAATACCTAAATGCCCGTTTCCTACACGCTATACCTCTTTATCGGCTTTGGCTGCACAATATAAAGATACCCGGCTGACGGCAACCGCTAGTCTATTAGGTACGTTTGCCACGGAAGAACTGGAAATAGGAGAACCGGCAGCCGACCGAAAACGGTTGTCGCCGGCAGTAAGCGTTTCTTACCGTCTGTTGAGAAATCAGAATTTACGTGTCCGGGCTTCTTATAAAGATATTTTCCGTATGCCTACTTTTAATGATCTTTATTATGACCGTTTTGGCAATAAGGACTTGAAACCCGAGAAAGCAACCCAATATAATGTAGGACTTACGTGGAGCGGCAGTTGTCCTGTCATTGGTACGGACTATCTGAGTTTTACGGTGGATGGCTATTATAACCGGGTAAAAGATAAGATCGTTGCTATCCCGACCATGTTTATCTGGAAGATGATGAATATGGGAGTCGTAGAGATTAAAGGAATAGATGCGAACTTGTCGGCACATGTTCTTTTGCCGTTCAGGATGGCGTTGCAGATGGATGCTTCCTATACCTGGCAACATGCCGTTGATAAAACGGAAGAAGGTTCAAAGATTTATGATAATCAGATCCCTTATACTCCCGAGCATACGGGGGTGACTTCCGTAACCCTCGAAAATCCATGGGTGAATGTCGGTTGGATGCTTACAGCTGTGGGTGACCGTTATTCGCTTCCTCAAAATATCGAAACAAACCTGATAGATGGATATGTGGAACAGCAAATAACTGTGAACCGTTCTTTTACATTGGGAAAATGCCAGTTGCGCCTGCAGGCGGAAGTGGTTAACCTGGGGAATGTAACCTACGATGTGATACGTTATTACCCGATGCCGGGACGTTCTTTCAGAGCAAGCATAAAAATTACATATTAA
- a CDS encoding DUF6383 domain-containing protein, with protein sequence MKKRDHSINYIICVLLAFCTVPLSCAQNTETDILQSTYISRPSLWLGPTLWESGFAVEVEVSSLGAYRDHGTTIKSIEKHQVGEPSSKLPDIKVAEWGYTVLNLATGQYDGAGRMINNIYLDNLAAITSREQALGKIMEFVKSQYGYRVDENTWHTIDQGYPWYSMNGHHCWHHYAGAEGADVLGSEIGENIHGYQLHIAMNRGAAKQYNRPWTIDFSAWHGASILDYSTHGIWEGYSGANHGHSISLLERSMLMSYMAGADAVIAEAGGAISFYEEKTSDGTYDLTPYGKVFQRLTAFSKEHQVGITYTPVAVLLDRYHGMDRQPSGQKAFGKFDYEEADMRTFTLIEKLWPETFSVERNGNERGTMVNGPFADQFDFLLQDAPLDLLNTYKVVMLSGDVKLSDGELANLKSYAENGGVVLADAYNFPQFGFGTVGIGQVKKEELGRGLIVGYKVSALDEVMAEYFKYDVPFTFSETVEHLVNVKDGAFYVTLINNDGLTKTSHADPVTDNSKAKTITVTYTGKASLGKIEEIWRGKPVSVNGNSATIILQPGEAAVLEFPQGESVSNKTIAEQQRFTVSAKNRRMLVEGCEGHPLLVSDLGGQLCYQTQKASENMEIRLPSSGIYIVKCGDKAQKICVY encoded by the coding sequence ATGAAGAAAAGAGATCATTCTATCAATTATATAATATGTGTATTATTAGCATTCTGTACGGTTCCTCTTTCATGTGCACAGAATACTGAAACGGATATTCTACAATCTACTTATATTTCCCGGCCATCTTTATGGCTGGGGCCTACACTCTGGGAGTCGGGGTTTGCTGTAGAAGTGGAAGTCAGTTCGTTGGGTGCTTATCGCGATCATGGAACGACAATTAAGTCTATCGAAAAACATCAGGTAGGCGAACCCTCATCCAAACTGCCTGATATTAAAGTTGCCGAGTGGGGATATACCGTCCTGAATCTGGCTACGGGGCAGTATGATGGCGCCGGAAGGATGATTAATAATATCTATCTGGATAACCTGGCGGCCATAACGAGCAGGGAACAGGCATTGGGGAAAATTATGGAGTTCGTTAAGTCCCAATATGGATACCGGGTGGATGAGAATACCTGGCATACCATTGATCAGGGGTATCCCTGGTATTCTATGAACGGGCACCACTGCTGGCATCATTATGCCGGTGCCGAAGGGGCGGATGTGTTAGGCAGTGAGATCGGCGAGAATATTCACGGTTACCAGCTTCATATCGCAATGAACCGGGGAGCTGCCAAGCAATATAACCGTCCGTGGACGATCGATTTTTCAGCCTGGCATGGTGCAAGTATTCTCGATTATTCCACACATGGGATTTGGGAAGGTTACAGTGGAGCGAATCACGGGCATTCAATCAGCTTGTTGGAACGTTCCATGCTGATGAGTTATATGGCAGGTGCCGATGCTGTGATAGCTGAAGCTGGTGGAGCGATCTCTTTTTATGAAGAAAAAACATCCGACGGAACTTATGACCTGACTCCTTACGGGAAAGTGTTCCAACGGCTGACCGCTTTTTCCAAAGAGCATCAGGTGGGTATCACTTATACTCCGGTTGCTGTTTTACTCGACCGCTATCATGGTATGGACCGTCAGCCGTCAGGTCAGAAAGCCTTTGGGAAATTTGATTATGAAGAAGCTGATATGCGGACATTCACATTAATAGAGAAACTGTGGCCTGAAACATTTTCCGTGGAACGGAATGGTAATGAGAGAGGGACAATGGTAAACGGGCCGTTCGCCGACCAGTTTGATTTCTTGTTACAGGACGCGCCGCTCGATTTGCTTAATACTTATAAAGTCGTGATGCTTAGCGGGGATGTGAAACTGTCGGATGGGGAACTTGCTAATTTGAAGTCGTATGCTGAAAATGGAGGTGTGGTTCTTGCTGATGCTTATAATTTCCCCCAGTTCGGTTTTGGTACAGTAGGCATCGGGCAAGTGAAGAAGGAGGAATTGGGTAGAGGTTTGATCGTCGGATATAAAGTATCTGCTTTGGATGAGGTTATGGCTGAGTATTTTAAATATGACGTCCCTTTTACCTTTTCCGAAACGGTAGAACATCTCGTCAATGTGAAGGACGGAGCATTCTATGTAACGCTTATCAACAACGATGGCCTGACCAAGACTTCTCATGCCGATCCTGTTACGGATAATTCCAAAGCGAAAACTATCACCGTGACTTATACCGGCAAAGCCTCTTTGGGTAAAATAGAAGAGATATGGAGGGGTAAACCGGTCAGTGTCAACGGTAATTCTGCGACGATAATCCTGCAACCCGGTGAAGCGGCAGTTCTCGAGTTTCCTCAGGGAGAATCGGTTAGTAATAAGACAATCGCCGAACAACAGCGGTTCACAGTGTCGGCTAAAAATAGACGGATGCTGGTTGAGGGGTGCGAAGGTCATCCTCTTTTGGTGTCGGATCTGGGTGGACAATTATGCTACCAGACCCAAAAAGCATCGGAGAATATGGAGATACGGCTACCTTCTTCCGGTATCTATATCGTGAAATGTGGCGATAAAGCTCAGAAAATATGTGTTTACTAA